CCCAGCCGGTCAGCCCGGTGAACTGGTTCGGGTCGACGTTCTGGGCGAGAGCCATCGGCGTCCTTCCACGTGCTGCCGGGGGATCCGGAAGTGGTACCCCGGCGGCGGCCGGTCACACCTGCCGGTGATCGGCCCCACTCAGCCCGCCGGGTGCAGCGCCTCGTCCGCCGGCCCCCGCCGCCAACCGGTGAAGCGGACCAGCAGGCCGCCCCGGCTGGGCGAGCAGCAGTACGGCCCGGCGGACGCCGCGGCCGCCGGGTCCAGCGGGGCGACCCGGACCAGCCGCCACGGCTCGGCGTCCGCCCGGGCCCGGACGGTCAGCGCGTCACCGGCCCGGCTGACCCGGACGGTCACCTCCCGCCCCGACCACTCCGGCACCGGAGCGACCGACCAGTCGGAGACCTCGTCGGTGACCACCGCGCCGACCTGCGGCCGGCCGTCGCTGACCTCCACGCCCGCCTTGGTCCAGCGCCGCTCGTCCACCCGGACCAGCACGCCCGCCTGGTCGAACTGCGCTGCGTAGTCGAGGCGGAAGCTCACCTCCACCGCGCTGCCGGTCGGGAAGGGCGCCAGCAGCGCCGACCCGTCGTCGTGCACGAAGCCGTAGCTGGTCCGCCGCCAGAAGTCGCTGCCCCCGCGCGGCTCGACCAGCAGGCCGTCACCGGACTCGTCGGCCCGCTCCGGCGGGTTCAACCAACTGCCGGCGGACCAGTCGACCGGCTGCGCGTCGAGGCTCATGCCGGCACCGTACCGACCGTCCGGCGGGCAAGGGTGCGCGAGGCGGGTTTGCCGGATCGACGGACCGGAGAAGTAACGCGGGCATGGGCGACAGGTGGTATCAGGAGGCGGTCGTCTACTGCCTCGACGTCGACACGTTCGCGGATTCCAATGGCGACGGGGTGGGTGACTTCCGTGGCCTGATCGGCCGGCTGGACTATCTCGCCCGGCTGGGCGTGACCTGCCTCTGGCTACACCCGATCCACCCGTCGCCCAACAAGGACGACGGCTACGACGCCACCGACTTCTACAACGTCAGCCCGCGGCTGGGCACCCTCGGCGACTTCGCCGAGCTGCTGCACCAGGCGAGGAACAAGGGCATTCACGTGATCATCGACCTGGTGGTCAACCACACCTCGGACGAGCACCCCTGGTTCCAGTCCGCCCGGTCCTCACCCGACTCGCCCTACCGCGACTGGTACGTGTGGAGCGAGGAAGCGCCGCCGGACCGGCACCAGGGCATGGTCTTCCCCGGCGAGCAGAACGAGACGTGGAGCTACGACCGCACCGCGAAGGCCTGGTACTACCACCGCTTCTACAAGTTCCAGCCGGACCTCAACGTCGCCAACCCGGAGGTCCGGGCCGAGATCAAGAAGGTCATGTCGTTCTGGCTCCAGCTCGGCGTCTCCGGCTTCCGGATGGACGCGGTGCCGTTCATCATCGAGCTGACCGAGGCGGGCAACCCGGACTCGCCGAAGGACCTGGAGTTCCTCACCGAGCTGCGCCAGCACGTGCAGTGGCGGCGGGGCGACGCCGTCCTGCTGGCCGAGGCGAACGTGGAGCCGGACCAGTTGCCGGTCTACTTCGGCGACAGCGGTGGCTCCGCCAACCGGATCCACATGCTCTTCGACTTCATGCTGAACGGGCGGCTGATGCTCGCCCTGGCTCGGCAGGACCCGGAACCGGTGATCGAGGCGCTGCGGGACACCCCGGCGCTGCCCGAGGGCGGGCAGTGGGCGACCTTCCTGCGCAACCACGACGAGATCGACCTGTCCCGGCTCACCGCCGAGCAGCGCAACCAGGTGTACGAGCAGTTCGGCCCGGACGAGGACATGCGCCTCTACGGCCGGGGCATCCGCCGCCGGCTGGCCTCGATGCTCGGCAACGACCGCCGTCGCATGGAACTCGCGTACGCGCTCCAGTTCTCGCTGCGCGGCACCCCCGTGCTGCGCTACGGCGAGGAGATCGGGATGGGGGAGGACCTGTCGTTGCCCGGCCGGGAGGCGATCCGCACGCCGATGCAGTGGTCGTACAAGGAGAACGCGGGCTTCTCGACGGCGGATCCGGAGAAGCTGGTCCGCCCGGTGATCGACAAGGGTGAGTACGGCTACCAGCAGGTCAACGTGACCGCCCAGCGCAAGGACCCGAGGTCGCTGCTGGCCTGGTTCGAGCGGATGATCCGTACCCTCCGGGAGGCCCCGGAGATCGGCTCGGGCAGCACCAGCCACATCGACGTGCCGATGCCGCCCGGGGTGCTCGCGCACCGGGCCGACGGGCCGACGGGGACGATGGTCTTCCTGCACAACCTCGGCACCGAGGACGTCGAGGTGGACCTGAGTGTCCTCGCCCCCGAGGCGGACCTGCCGATCGACGTGCTCACCGACCGCAACTACGAGGAGGTCGGCAAGCTGGACCGGCTCAAGCTCACCGGGTACGGCTACCGGTGGATCCGGATCTGCCGGGGCCAGCATCCCTGACGACGGGCCCGGCGTTAAGCTCCTTCGATCGAGCCCAAGTTACCGGGAGGTAATCATGTCGGAGGAGCCCCGCGTCGCCATCGTGACCGGAGCCGCACGCGGCATCGGCGCGGCCACCGCCCGCCGGCTGGCGGCCGACGGCATGGCCGTCGCCGTGGTCGACATCGAGGAGTCGGCGACCAAGGAGGCCGTGGACGCCATCGCCGCCGCCGGCGGCCGGGCCCTCGGGGTCGGTGCGGACGTGTCCGACCGGGCCCAGGTGGAGGCCGCCGTCGAGCGGGTCGCCGCCGAGCTGGGTGCGCCGACCGTGCTGGTCAACAACGCCGGGGTGCTCCGCGACAACCTGCTGTTCAAGATGACCGACGCGGACTGGGACACGGTCATGGGTGTGCACCTGCGCGGCGCGTTCCTGTTCAGCCAGGCGGTCCAGAAGCACATGGTCGAGCGGAAGTGGGGCCGGATCGTCAACCTCTCCAGCACCTCCGCGCTGGGCAACCGGGGCCAGGCCAACTACTCCGCCGCCAAGGCCGGCCTGCAGGGCTTCACCAAGACCCTTGCCATCGAGCTGGGGCCGTTCGGGGTGACCGTCAACGCGGTCGCGCCGGGCTTCATCGTCACCGACATGACCGCCGCCACCGCCGCCCGGATGAAGGTCGACTTCGCGGCACTCCAGCAGCACGCCGCCGCGGAGATCCCGGTCCGCCGCACCGGCCGGCCGGAGGACGTGGCGCACACCATCTCGTTCCTGGCCAGCGAGGGCGCGTCCTTCGTCTCCGGTCAGGTCATCTACGTCGCCGGCGGCCCCAAGGACTGACCCGCCGCCCCTCCCGCGAACGGCCCCTCTTTCCGCCGAAAGAGGGGCCTCAGCATCGGTGCGGGTCAGGCGGGGTCGTGGCGGGTGCGCCAGAGCCAGAAGAGGCCGAGCATGGGGAGCACCAGCGGGATGTAGCCGTAGCCGCTGCCGAAGTCCGACCAGACCGTCTCGTCCGGGAAGAGTTCCTTGTCGGCGACGCTGAGGACGCCGACCGCGACCACCCCGACCAGCTCCACCGAGCAGCAGGCCAGCGCGACCCGGCGACCGGTGTGCCCGGCCCGGGCCAGCCCGACCGCCGCCACGATGTAGATCAGCGCGGCCACCGCGGAGAGCAGGTACGCCACCGGCGCCTCGTCGAACTTGGTGGCGATCTGCAACCCGGCCCGCGAGGTCGCGGCGATGGCGAAGAGGATGTAGACCGCGATCAGCAGCCGGCCCGGCCCCTTGTTGGTGGCGCGCTCGGGCGCCCTCGTCTCAGCCACCGACGACCTCCCAGGTCTGCTGCAAGCGGACCACCACGACCGGGGTGACCAGGCAGATCGCGCAGACGATCGCCGAGCCCCACCGGGTCGGCTCCATCCGGGCCAGCACCCAGGCCAGCGGCGGCAGGCAGACCAGAGTCACCAGGTAGCCGAAGAAGGCCCCCGGCTCGCCCGGCCGCTCCCCGCCGCCGAGCGCGACCAGCGCCACCACGGCGAGCGCGAGCAGCGCCAGCTCCAGCACGGCCAGGCCGGCGAACTGGAGCCGGTCCGGCGCCCGGTGGCGCACCGCCGCCACCAGGGCCCAGATCGCGAGTACGAGCGACAGCACGATCGCGGCCGTCGCGAGGATCCCGTCCACCGGCGAGCCCGCCGCGGCGGCGCTGGTGATCGACGCAGTCCCAGTCACCGGCACAGCCTACTAAGCGTCGTAGTAGCCACTCTCGCCCGGCTCTCCCACGGGGTCGCGGCGCGCCGGCCGGGCCGTGCGACTAGCGTGGATCACGGCCACCGGTGTACGCCGTGGCGGAGGACGACAACAGGGGGTCCGTGGTGCGGTTCGGCTTGTTCGGCACCGGTCACTGGGCGGCGGAGACGCACGCCGCGGCCATCGACGCCCACCCCCGGGCCACCCTGGCCGGGGTGTGGGGACGGGACCCCGCGAAGGCGGCGGCACTGGCCGAGCGGCACGGGGTGCCGGCCTTCGACGACGTGGACGCGCTGCTCGGCGCCTGCGACGCGATCGCCGTGGCGCTGCCGCCCGACGTGCAGGCCGAGATCGCCGTGCGGGCCGCCGCCGCCGGGCGGCACCTGCTGCTCGACAAGCCGCTGGCGCTGAGCCTCGCCGAGGCCGACCGGGTGGTCGACGCCGCGCAGGCGGCCGGGGTGGCCTCGGTGGTCTTCTTCACCCAACGGTTCCACCCGAACATCACCGGCTTCCTCGCCTCGACCGCGGCGGCCGGGGGCTGGCAGCACGCTCGGGCCACCATGTTCGCCTCGATCTACCAGCCGGGAAATCCGTACGGGACCTCGGAGTGGCGGCGGCAGCACGGCGCGCTGTGGGACATCGGCCCGCACGCGCTGTCGCTGATCCTGCCGGTGCTCGGCCGGGTCACCCGGGTCGCCGCGATGAACGGCCCGAGCGGTCTGGTCCACCTGCTGCTCACCCACGACGGCGGCGCCACCAGCACGCTCTCGCTCACCCTCGACGCGCCGGCCGAGGCGGTCACCCGGGACTTCGTCTTCTTCGGCGAGAACGGCACCGAGACCGTCCCGCCGGGCGACGGCAGCGTGCTCCAGGCCTTCGGCACGGCGATCGACCAGCTGCTGGAGGAGGTCGAGGCGGGCACCCGCGACCACCGCTGCGACGTGCGGTTCGGCCGCGAGGTGGTGGCCGTGCTCGACGCCGCCGAGACCGCCCGCGCCGAGGGGCGCACGGTCGACCTCTGACAATTCCGTCGCGAGCCGGGCCGCCCCCCGGCTAGCCTGGCCGGCATGTTCACGCACGCCCTGCTCGACGTGGCCGTCACGCCGGCCGCGCGAGGGCTCCTCCTGGTCGCCCGTCCGCGTGTCCGGCGTCCGGCCCTGGCCGGCCGGGCCGCCCACCGCGCCTGACCTGACCATCCGCATCGCCGGCCGCTGACCGGGCCGGCCGGTGCCGGCTGCCCGGTGGCGAACGTTCGCATCGCGTCCCCCGCCGACTCTCCAGGGTCGTCCGAGTCCCATTCGCTCGGGCAGGCCCGCTCCGCGCTGCCTGTCCGTACCGTCGCCGCCCGGCGACAGACAGGACGATCCCCGTGGCGCCCCGCCGACACCGCACCACCGCACGCGACCGGTCCCGTCGCGTACTGTCCCAGAACTTCCTCGCCGACCCGGCCGCCGTCGCGCGGATGGTCCGGGCGGCCCGGCCCGGCCCGGACGACCTGCTGCTGGAGGTGGGTGCCGGGCGCGGCCAGCTCACCCGGCCGCTCGCCGCGCGGTGCGGCCGGCTGATCGCGTACGAGGTCGACCCGGCCGTCCTGGCCGAGCTGGGCGAGGTCTGCGCGGCCCTGCCGCACGTCCGGGTCCGGCCGGCCGACTTCCTCGCCGCCGACCCGCCCGACGAGCCGTTCGCGGTGGTCGGCAACATCCCGTGGTCGCTCACCGCCGCCGTGGTCCGCTGGTGCCTCGCCGCGCCCGGGCT
This sequence is a window from Micromonospora sp. NBRC 110009. Protein-coding genes within it:
- a CDS encoding Gfo/Idh/MocA family protein, with the protein product MVRFGLFGTGHWAAETHAAAIDAHPRATLAGVWGRDPAKAAALAERHGVPAFDDVDALLGACDAIAVALPPDVQAEIAVRAAAAGRHLLLDKPLALSLAEADRVVDAAQAAGVASVVFFTQRFHPNITGFLASTAAAGGWQHARATMFASIYQPGNPYGTSEWRRQHGALWDIGPHALSLILPVLGRVTRVAAMNGPSGLVHLLLTHDGGATSTLSLTLDAPAEAVTRDFVFFGENGTETVPPGDGSVLQAFGTAIDQLLEEVEAGTRDHRCDVRFGREVVAVLDAAETARAEGRTVDL
- a CDS encoding DUF1349 domain-containing protein, translated to MSLDAQPVDWSAGSWLNPPERADESGDGLLVEPRGGSDFWRRTSYGFVHDDGSALLAPFPTGSAVEVSFRLDYAAQFDQAGVLVRVDERRWTKAGVEVSDGRPQVGAVVTDEVSDWSVAPVPEWSGREVTVRVSRAGDALTVRARADAEPWRLVRVAPLDPAAAASAGPYCCSPSRGGLLVRFTGWRRGPADEALHPAG
- the fabG gene encoding 3-oxoacyl-ACP reductase FabG; translated protein: MSEEPRVAIVTGAARGIGAATARRLAADGMAVAVVDIEESATKEAVDAIAAAGGRALGVGADVSDRAQVEAAVERVAAELGAPTVLVNNAGVLRDNLLFKMTDADWDTVMGVHLRGAFLFSQAVQKHMVERKWGRIVNLSSTSALGNRGQANYSAAKAGLQGFTKTLAIELGPFGVTVNAVAPGFIVTDMTAATAARMKVDFAALQQHAAAEIPVRRTGRPEDVAHTISFLASEGASFVSGQVIYVAGGPKD
- a CDS encoding alpha-amylase family protein, whose product is MGDRWYQEAVVYCLDVDTFADSNGDGVGDFRGLIGRLDYLARLGVTCLWLHPIHPSPNKDDGYDATDFYNVSPRLGTLGDFAELLHQARNKGIHVIIDLVVNHTSDEHPWFQSARSSPDSPYRDWYVWSEEAPPDRHQGMVFPGEQNETWSYDRTAKAWYYHRFYKFQPDLNVANPEVRAEIKKVMSFWLQLGVSGFRMDAVPFIIELTEAGNPDSPKDLEFLTELRQHVQWRRGDAVLLAEANVEPDQLPVYFGDSGGSANRIHMLFDFMLNGRLMLALARQDPEPVIEALRDTPALPEGGQWATFLRNHDEIDLSRLTAEQRNQVYEQFGPDEDMRLYGRGIRRRLASMLGNDRRRMELAYALQFSLRGTPVLRYGEEIGMGEDLSLPGREAIRTPMQWSYKENAGFSTADPEKLVRPVIDKGEYGYQQVNVTAQRKDPRSLLAWFERMIRTLREAPEIGSGSTSHIDVPMPPGVLAHRADGPTGTMVFLHNLGTEDVEVDLSVLAPEADLPIDVLTDRNYEEVGKLDRLKLTGYGYRWIRICRGQHP